Proteins encoded together in one Vitis vinifera cultivar Pinot Noir 40024 chromosome 4, ASM3070453v1 window:
- the LOC100245579 gene encoding RNA-binding protein 208 isoform X2 yields MWKEGIKLPTRMEPVPSGNLPPGFDSSSCRSVYVGNIHVNVTEKLLAEVFQSAGPLAGCKLIRKDKSSYGFVDYLDRASASLAIMTLHGRQVYGQALKVNWAYASGQREDTSGHFNIFVGDLSPEVTDATLYACFSVFASCSDARVMWDHKTGRSKGYGFVSFRNQQDAQSAINDLSGKWLGNRQIRCNWATKGAGFNEDKQVNENQNAVVLTNGSSDGSQENTNEEAPENNPAYTTVYVGNLSHEVTQAELHCQFHALGAGVIEEVRIQRDKGFGFVRYHTHEEAALAIQMANGRIVRGKSMKCSWGSKPTPLGTASNPLPPPAQPYQILPTAGINQGYSPAELLAYQRQLALSQAAASSLSGQALMQMTGHHGLAAGSMGVSSGGTQAMYDGYPNNSSGQQLMYYH; encoded by the exons ATGTGGAAGGAGGGAATCAAACTTCCTACAAGA ATGGAGCCTGTTCCAAGCGGCAACCTGCCTCCTGGCTTTGATTCATCGTCATGCCGCAGTGT TTATGTAGGTAATATTCATGTAAATGTCACTGAGAAACTTCTTGCAGAAGTTTTCCAAAGTGCTGGTCCTCTTGCTGGATGCAAACTCATTAGAAAGGATAAG TCGTCATATGGTTTTGTGGACTACCTTGATCGAGCATCTGCTAGTCTTGCAATAATGACATTGCATGGACGTCAAGT TTATGGTCAAGCACTTAAGGTGAATTGGGCATATGCCAGTGGCCAGAGGGAAGACACGTCAG GGcactttaatatatttgttggTGATTTGAGCCCAGAGGTTACTGACGCAACTTTATATGCCTGCTTCTCAGTTTTTGCTAGTTGTTC AGATGCAAGGGTCATGTGGGATCACAAAACTGGACGGTCAAAAGGATATGGCTTTGTTTCTTTCCGTAATCAGCAG GATGCACAGAGTGCCATCAATGACTTGAGTG GTAAATGGCTTGGGAATAGGCAAATAAGATGCAACTGGGCAACTAAAGGTGCTGGCTTTAATGAGGACAAGCAGGTTAATGAAAATCAAAACGCAGTTGTACTTACTAATGGATCTTCAG ATGGAAGTCAAGAGAATACAAATGAGGAGGCCCCTGAAAATAATCCAGCATACACTACTGTCTATGTTGGCAACCTTTCTCATGAG GTAACTCAAGCTGAACTTCACTGTCAGTTTCATGCTCTTGGAGCTGGGGTTATTGAGGAAGTGCGCATCCAGAGGGATAAAGGTTTTGGGTTTGTCAGGTACCACACCCATGAAGAAGCAGCCTTGGCCATTCAGATGGCGAATGGAAGGATAGTTCGTGGAAAATCCATGAAG TGCTCATGGGGTAGCAAGCCAACGCCTCTCGGTACAGCTTCTAATCCCCTACCTCCTCCAGCTCAACCATATCAGATCCTTCCTACTGCTGGCATTAACCAAGGCTACTCACCAGCAGAGTTGTTGGCCTATCAGCGCCAGCTTGCCTTAAGCCAAGCTGCTGCATCCAGCCTCTCGGGCCAAGCTCTTATGCAGATGACTGGACATCATGGTCTAGCTGCAGGTTCCATGGGTGTGAGCTCTGGTGGCACCCAAGCTATGTATGATGGATATCCCAATAATTCATCAGGCCAGCAGCTGATGTATTACCATTAA
- the LOC100245579 gene encoding RNA-binding protein 208 isoform X1 produces MQQRFKQQQQQQQTLMQQALLQQQHMYHPGVLAAAAMSQMEPVPSGNLPPGFDSSSCRSVYVGNIHVNVTEKLLAEVFQSAGPLAGCKLIRKDKSSYGFVDYLDRASASLAIMTLHGRQVYGQALKVNWAYASGQREDTSGHFNIFVGDLSPEVTDATLYACFSVFASCSDARVMWDHKTGRSKGYGFVSFRNQQDAQSAINDLSGKWLGNRQIRCNWATKGAGFNEDKQVNENQNAVVLTNGSSDGSQENTNEEAPENNPAYTTVYVGNLSHEVTQAELHCQFHALGAGVIEEVRIQRDKGFGFVRYHTHEEAALAIQMANGRIVRGKSMKCSWGSKPTPLGTASNPLPPPAQPYQILPTAGINQGYSPAELLAYQRQLALSQAAASSLSGQALMQMTGHHGLAAGSMGVSSGGTQAMYDGYPNNSSGQQLMYYH; encoded by the exons ATGCAGCAGAGGTTtaagcagcagcagcaacaacaacaaacCCTAATGCAGCAAGCATTGCTTCAGCAGCAGCATATGTACCACCCGGGTGTACTCGCTGCGGCTGCCATGTCTCAA ATGGAGCCTGTTCCAAGCGGCAACCTGCCTCCTGGCTTTGATTCATCGTCATGCCGCAGTGT TTATGTAGGTAATATTCATGTAAATGTCACTGAGAAACTTCTTGCAGAAGTTTTCCAAAGTGCTGGTCCTCTTGCTGGATGCAAACTCATTAGAAAGGATAAG TCGTCATATGGTTTTGTGGACTACCTTGATCGAGCATCTGCTAGTCTTGCAATAATGACATTGCATGGACGTCAAGT TTATGGTCAAGCACTTAAGGTGAATTGGGCATATGCCAGTGGCCAGAGGGAAGACACGTCAG GGcactttaatatatttgttggTGATTTGAGCCCAGAGGTTACTGACGCAACTTTATATGCCTGCTTCTCAGTTTTTGCTAGTTGTTC AGATGCAAGGGTCATGTGGGATCACAAAACTGGACGGTCAAAAGGATATGGCTTTGTTTCTTTCCGTAATCAGCAG GATGCACAGAGTGCCATCAATGACTTGAGTG GTAAATGGCTTGGGAATAGGCAAATAAGATGCAACTGGGCAACTAAAGGTGCTGGCTTTAATGAGGACAAGCAGGTTAATGAAAATCAAAACGCAGTTGTACTTACTAATGGATCTTCAG ATGGAAGTCAAGAGAATACAAATGAGGAGGCCCCTGAAAATAATCCAGCATACACTACTGTCTATGTTGGCAACCTTTCTCATGAG GTAACTCAAGCTGAACTTCACTGTCAGTTTCATGCTCTTGGAGCTGGGGTTATTGAGGAAGTGCGCATCCAGAGGGATAAAGGTTTTGGGTTTGTCAGGTACCACACCCATGAAGAAGCAGCCTTGGCCATTCAGATGGCGAATGGAAGGATAGTTCGTGGAAAATCCATGAAG TGCTCATGGGGTAGCAAGCCAACGCCTCTCGGTACAGCTTCTAATCCCCTACCTCCTCCAGCTCAACCATATCAGATCCTTCCTACTGCTGGCATTAACCAAGGCTACTCACCAGCAGAGTTGTTGGCCTATCAGCGCCAGCTTGCCTTAAGCCAAGCTGCTGCATCCAGCCTCTCGGGCCAAGCTCTTATGCAGATGACTGGACATCATGGTCTAGCTGCAGGTTCCATGGGTGTGAGCTCTGGTGGCACCCAAGCTATGTATGATGGATATCCCAATAATTCATCAGGCCAGCAGCTGATGTATTACCATTAA